The following proteins come from a genomic window of Aphelocoma coerulescens isolate FSJ_1873_10779 chromosome 29, UR_Acoe_1.0, whole genome shotgun sequence:
- the FIGNL2 gene encoding fidgetin-like protein 2 produces MHWSPEHAQSLNQWPEQHLDVSSTTSSPAHKSDLYPSARQRFNYAWANDDISALTASNLLKRYAEKYSGVLDAPYERPTLSGYGDGAFGPVNGQKGDGEPWPGAHGSDGTYPLTPIHDGLPGAKGVVPPAVPAGSGAIGLGGSPVVSANLADPVYPGNSCGAAAAGSGGLGASQEYPSGYGGTYLPSSYCTQPAAALPPPHPPALHSSGLLQPPHPSPALVPGYGSSGPMYNYAASSYPPQPGYGGIHPPHPSASYLPSGIAAPTPIPAPPPTARPPGVPGYGYQGAGLGPLAVPPLGTEAAGTLKRKAFDIGGEDDGEGRYRKYSYEQPKSPYPMSDNGECRGNGFSGSGESPQVAFKPGKRPAGAGNSEEHGGKYGGQQMKGMVSPSYGARDAPLRPAEPFEKFSPPLANGERPAEPGAPFPLRLPSKALVFGGAPLEEQPKNVDPLVLELVNTKVVERGPPVQWSDIAGQVSVKAAIEEELVWPILRPGTYSGTSHPLRTLLLFGPRGTGKTLLSRCISTQLGSTLLRLSGTTLLSTWKAEAEKILQTVFFVANCRQPAVVLITEAESLLAARAGEDGSQVSNLKSQLLSYLDNVATSSEQNVVVIGTTARPGSIDEASHRRFGTRLYIPPPDGAARRHILRQALAQQSCCLSERELAALAQRTESFSGAELLRLCQHAGAARRALTGPPTCYQDLEKAFCKVRPAASQKELDLFLEWDKMYGTRH; encoded by the coding sequence ATGCACTGGTCACCAGAGCATGCCCAGTCCCTGAACCAGTGGCCGGAGCAGCACCTGGACGTCTCCTCCACGACCTCCTCGCCAGCCCACAAGTCCGACCTGTACCCCAGCGCCCGCCAGCGCTTCAACTACGCCTGGGCCAACGATGACATCTCAGCGCTCACAGCCTCCAACCTCCTCAAGAGGTACGCCGAGAAGTACTCGGGGGTGCTGGACGCGCCCTACGAGCGCCCGACGCTCAGCGGATACGGGGACGGCGCCTTCGGGCCCGTTAACGGCCAGAAGGGGGACGGGGAGCCCTGGCCAGGGGCACACGGCTCTGACGGCACCTACCCCCTGACCCCCATCCACGATGGCCTCCCCGGTGCCAAGGGGGTGGTGCCGCCGGCTGTCCCTGCCGGCAGCGGGGCCATCGGGCTTGGCGGCTCGCCGGTGGTGTCAGCCAACCTCGCCGATCCCGTGTACCCCGGGAACTCCTGCGGAGCAGCCGCTGCCGGCTCTGGGGGGCTCGGGGCATCTCAGGAGTACCCCTCAGGCTACGGTGGCACCTACTTGCCCTCCAGCTACTGCACCCAGCCAGCGGCAGCGCTTCCCCCCCCGCACCCTCCTGCCCTCCACAGCTcagggctcctgcagcccccacaCCCCTCGCCCGCCCTGGTGCCGGGCTACGGCTCCTCCGGCCCCATGTACAACTACGCCGCCAGCAGCTACCCGCCACAGCCGGGCTACGGGGGCATCCACCCGCCTCACCCCTCTGCCTCCTACCTGCCCTCCGGCATCGCGGCACCCACCCCcatcccggccccgccgcccacTGCCCGCCCGCCGGGGGTCCCTGGCTACGGCTACCAGGGCGCTGGCTTGGGGCCCCTGGCCGTGCCACCCCTGGGCACCGAGGCGGCAGGCACGCTGAAGAGGAAGGCGTTCGACATCGGCGGGGAGGACGACGGGGAGGGCAGGTACAGGAAATACAGCTACGAGCAGCCAAAGTCCCCCTACCCCATGTCGGACAACGGGGAGTGCCGGGGGAACGGCTTCAGCGGCAGCGGCGAGTCCCCCCAGGTGGCCTTCAAGCCCGGGAAGCGGCCGGCGGGAGCTGGGAACAGCGAAGAACACGGCGGCAAGTACGGCGGGCAGCAGATGAAGGGCATGGTCTCGCCGTCCTACGGCGCCAGGGACGCTCCCCTGCGGCCGGCAGAGCCCTTCGAGAAGTTCAGCCCCCCCCTTGCCAACGGGGAGCGGCCGGCCGAGCCAGGGGCCCCCTTCCCGCTGCGCCTGCCTTCCAAAGCACTGGTGTTCGGCGGTGCCCCGCTGGAGGAGCAGCCCAAGAACGTCGACCcgctggtgctggagctggtgaACACCAAGGTGGTGGAGCGGGGGCCGCCGGTGCAGTGGTCGGACATCGCCGGGCAGGTCTCCGTGAAGGCGGCCATCGAGGAGGAGCTGGTGTGGCCCATCCTGCGCCCCGGCACCTACAGCGGCACGAGCCACCCGCTCCGCACCCTGCTGCTCTTCGGGCCCCGTGGAACAGGGAAGACGCTGCTGAGCCGCTGCATCTCCACCCAGCTGGGCTCCACCCTGCTGAGGCTCAGCGGCACCACCCTGCTCTCCACCTGGAAGGCCGAAGCCGAGAAGATCCTGCAGACCGTGTTCTTCGTGGCCAACTGCCGGCAGCCCGCCGTGGTGCTCATCACCGAGGCCGAGTCCTTGCTGGCGGCCCGGGCGGGCGAGGACGGCAGCCAGGTGAGCAACCTCAAGTCCCAGCTCCTCTCCTACCTGGACAACGTGGCTACCTCATCCGAGCAGAACGTGGTGGTCATCGGCACCACGGCCCGGCCGGGCAGCATAGACGAGGCGTCGCACCGGCGCTTCGGCACGCGGCTGTACATCCCGCCGCCGGACGGCGCGGCACGGCGGCACATCCTGCGCCAGGCGCtggcccagcagagctgctgcctgagcGAGCGGGAGCTGGCGGCGCTGGCGCAGCGCACCGAGAGCTTCTCCGGCGCCGAGCTGCTGCGGCTCTGCCAGCACGCCGGGGCCGCTCGCCGCGCGCTCACCGGACCCCCCACCTGCTACCAGGACCTGGAGAAGGCGTTCTGCAAGGTGCGCCCCGCCGCCTCGCAGAAGGAGCTGGACTTGTTCCTGGAGTGGGATAAGATGTACGGCACCAGGCACTGA
- the TMDD1 gene encoding transmembrane and death domain protein 1 yields the protein MPGGLPGRGMLSPGRLLGQPNAGRHRIPAGTQTMLLHLGLVLLVLAVGGRCEDTVAATVGRHTMGRIAELLADSECHQLQVELNSPDEELGIPEPEHFSEENRPIRRRGSRSPRGCSEALRHWLVTAGEVTTWDRLVRGLHQIGRSDIARELGKNLNQDRSLQLRRNVEGYSRSVQHLSSVQLQPGGARARRAPHNGHLLFERHRPPQYGRGLLGWVRPVVLGVLGAFLSSTLLTATAMYFCHWRRLLGA from the exons ATGCCGGGAGGGCTGCCAGGCCGTGGCATGCTCAGTCCTGGAAG GCTCCTGGGACAACCCAATGCTGGGAGGCACCGAATCCCCGCTGGCACCCAAACAATGCTGCTGCACCTGGGCCTCGTCCTGCTCGTGCTGGCCGTGGGCGGCCGGTGTGAGGACACGGTGGCGGCCACCGTGGGCCGTCACACTATGGGCCGCATCGCCGAGCTGCTGGCCGACTCCGAGTGCCACCAGCTGCAGGTGGAGCTGAACAGCCCCGATGAGGAACTGGGCATCCCGGAGCCGGAGCATTTCTCCGAGGAGAATCGCCCCATCCGCCGCCGGGGCAGCCGCAGCCCCAGGGGATGCTCCGAAGCCCTGCGGCACTGGCTGGTGACGGCGGGAGAGGTGACCACCTGGGACCGCCTGGTCCGTGGCCTCCACCAAATCGGGCGCTCCGACATCGCCCGGGAGCTGGGGAAAAACCTGAACCAAGACCGGAGCCTGCAGCTGCGGAGGAACGTGGAGGGCTACAGCCGGAGCGTGCAGCACCTCAGCTCCgtgcagctgcagcctggcGGGGCGCGGGCCAGGAGGGCTCCCCACAACGGGCACCTGCTCTTCGAGCGGCACCGGCCCCCCCAGTACGGCCGCGGCCTCCTGGGCTGGGTCCGCCCCGTGGTCCTGGGCGTCCTGGGAGCCTTCCTCAGCTCCACGCTCCTCACGGCGACCGCGATGTACTTCTGCCACTGGAGGAGGCTCCTGGGCGCCTGA